A genome region from Rhinopithecus roxellana isolate Shanxi Qingling chromosome 10, ASM756505v1, whole genome shotgun sequence includes the following:
- the MUCL1 gene encoding mucin-like protein 1 has protein sequence MKFLAVLVLLGVSTFLVSAQSPTTSAPADTYPATGPDGDEAPEAETTAAATTTTTAATTTTTTAAPTTATTAASTTARKGIRDLPKWLRDLLNGKIFP, from the exons ATGAAGTTCTTAGCAGTCCTCGTACTCTTGGGAGTTTCCACCTTTCTGGTCTCTGCCC aGAGTCCAACAACATCTGCTCCAGCTGACACGTATCCAGCTA CTGGCCCTGATGGTGATGAAGCCCCTGAAGCTGAAACCACTGCTGCTGCAACCACTACAACCACCGCTGCTACAACCACTACAACCACTGCTGCTCCTACCACTGCAACCACCGCTGCTTCTACCACTGCTCGTAAAGGCATTCGAG aTTTACCCAAATGGCTTCGGGATCTCCTGAATGGCAAAATTTTTCCCTGA